One segment of Anastrepha obliqua isolate idAnaObli1 chromosome 3, idAnaObli1_1.0, whole genome shotgun sequence DNA contains the following:
- the LOC129241128 gene encoding 39S ribosomal protein L21, mitochondrial has translation MAFLVKNLLSAARKPCLVSNLTYTFRALNITPRLVQQQKASLVNTLAVANTNEKIAEVEQKECQDVFNKVNTQLAAEKEGRLFAIVHLCGKQFKITAGDIILVEGYWPPTIGDQIRLEKVLLAGAKDFTLIGRPLLPQGLVNVNATIIEKTLTHTKTHFKKKRRKQYMRINFQRSPNTMIRINSIEIEKNVNEQTQIISEPRIF, from the exons atGGCGTTTTTGGTCAAGAATTTACTTTCTGCGGCGCGCAAGCCTTGCCTTGTCAGTAACCTAACAT ACACATTTCGTGCCCTAAACATTACACCTCGTCttgtgcaacaacaaaaagcctCTTTGGTGAATACTCTTGCTGTAGCAAACACAAATGAAAAGATTGCAGAGGTCGAACAGAAAGAATGTCAAGATGTCTTCAATAAAGTAAACACACAACTTGCAGCCGAAAAGGAAGGAAGGTTATTCGCTATTGTGCATTTGTGTGGCAAGCAGTTTAAAATCACAGCGGGAGACATTATTCTTGTGGAAGGTTATTGGCCACCAACGATTGGAGACCAAATTCGCTTGGAAAAAGTACTTCTGGCAGGTGCGAAGGACTTTACATTAATCGGTCGGCCACTGCTTCCTCAGGGTTTGGTAAACGTGAACGCCACCATTATTGAGAAAACGTTAACGCACACAAAGACACATTTTAAGAAGAAGCGCAGGAAGCAATATATGCGTATTAACTTCCAGCGTTCTCCAAACACAATGATTCGtataaattcaattgaaattgagaaaaatgtaaatgaacAAACACAAATTATAAGCGAGCCacgtattttttag